Proteins co-encoded in one Methylomonas albis genomic window:
- a CDS encoding methylated-DNA--[protein]-cysteine S-methyltransferase, which yields MPLHIVWQAVTDGEESILSVPLLGAELKLTMVGEIITDASWHVGCQLTNVLSPQAARVQSYLLNPLRTELHVTLLSHGSAYANAVWSALLAIPIGRVETYSGLAEKLGSGPRAIARACRNNPYAGIIPCHRVVAKNGIGGFMGQADGEFVALKRRLLEHERGLELTVE from the coding sequence ATGCCTTTACATATCGTTTGGCAAGCTGTTACGGATGGGGAAGAGTCAATACTCTCTGTACCATTGCTAGGTGCAGAATTGAAATTGACCATGGTCGGTGAAATCATTACGGATGCTTCCTGGCATGTTGGTTGCCAATTAACTAATGTCTTGTCGCCTCAAGCCGCCCGAGTGCAAAGCTATCTGCTAAACCCCTTGCGAACTGAGCTGCATGTCACCTTGCTAAGCCACGGTAGTGCTTATGCTAACGCTGTCTGGAGCGCGCTATTGGCGATTCCCATCGGTCGAGTAGAAACATACTCGGGATTGGCAGAGAAGTTGGGTTCCGGACCTAGGGCAATAGCTCGGGCTTGCCGCAACAACCCCTATGCGGGGATTATCCCGTGCCATCGCGTAGTGGCAAAGAACGGCATCGGCGGTTTTATGGGGCAGGCTGATGGTGAGTTTGTCGCGCTTAAACGCCGTTTGCTTGAGCACGAACGTGGTCTGGAATTGACCGTCGAATGA
- the trmD gene encoding tRNA (guanosine(37)-N1)-methyltransferase TrmD, whose protein sequence is MRFDVISLFPEMVSDAASYGVTGRAIERGLVGLSVWNPRDYAHDKHRTVDDRPYGGGPGMVMKCQPLLDAVSAAKQHTGLPNSKVVCLSPQGRLISQDLLQEASRYDQLVLVTGRYEGIDERFIQGACDEEWSLGDYVISGGELAALIVIDAVTRLIPGVLGDEESAKQDSHVDGLLDCPHYTRPERSEFGDVPDVLLGGNHADIKRWRMKQSLGRTWLRRPDMLEKVTLSAEQDALLKEFRTEVV, encoded by the coding sequence ATGCGTTTCGATGTGATCAGCCTCTTTCCGGAGATGGTATCCGATGCTGCTAGTTACGGGGTAACTGGGAGAGCAATTGAGCGGGGCTTGGTTGGATTGTCGGTTTGGAATCCGAGGGATTACGCGCACGATAAGCATCGGACTGTGGATGACAGGCCTTATGGCGGTGGCCCTGGTATGGTGATGAAATGTCAGCCTTTGCTTGATGCTGTAAGCGCGGCCAAGCAGCATACGGGTCTGCCAAATAGTAAAGTTGTTTGTTTGAGTCCTCAGGGGCGATTGATTAGCCAGGATTTGTTGCAAGAAGCCAGTCGCTATGACCAATTAGTTCTCGTGACCGGCCGTTATGAAGGCATAGATGAACGTTTTATCCAGGGTGCCTGTGATGAAGAGTGGTCGCTGGGAGATTATGTAATCAGCGGTGGCGAACTCGCAGCCTTGATAGTAATCGATGCGGTTACTAGGTTAATTCCTGGAGTGCTTGGTGATGAGGAATCCGCTAAACAAGATTCGCATGTTGATGGCTTGTTGGATTGTCCGCACTATACCCGGCCCGAACGCAGCGAATTTGGTGATGTTCCGGATGTTTTACTCGGTGGCAATCATGCAGACATCAAGCGATGGCGTATGAAACAATCGTTGGGGCGGACTTGGTTGAGGCGGCCGGATATGCTTGAAAAAGTAACATTAAGCGCAGAGCAGGATGCTTTGTTGAAAGAATTTAGAACTGAAGTTGTTTAA
- a CDS encoding response regulator transcription factor, translating into MKIQVIDNIGQIQPMMQMAQADIAFYSDEIQALNAAEQLQPNMILLNFALRGSQTADYTNLLLAASPMSNIVIIGDDLHEEQILQCVLAGAKGYQNSLSLAAYINRMIHAVSAGEAWLSRKIVTYVLDALHQNYSLQPID; encoded by the coding sequence ATGAAAATTCAAGTAATCGACAACATCGGTCAAATCCAGCCAATGATGCAGATGGCACAAGCAGATATTGCTTTTTATTCTGATGAGATCCAGGCCCTTAATGCTGCTGAACAGCTTCAACCCAATATGATTTTGCTGAATTTTGCATTGCGTGGGAGTCAGACTGCGGATTATACCAATTTGTTATTAGCGGCTAGTCCGATGAGCAATATCGTTATCATCGGCGATGACTTACATGAGGAGCAAATTCTGCAATGCGTGTTGGCTGGTGCCAAGGGCTATCAAAATAGTCTGTCGCTGGCGGCTTATATCAATAGAATGATCCACGCAGTCTCTGCCGGCGAAGCTTGGTTGAGCCGTAAAATCGTTACCTATGTTCTGGATGCCCTTCATCAGAATTATTCGCTGCAACCAATTGACTAA
- the rplS gene encoding 50S ribosomal protein L19: MSKIIEELEAEQLKKDVPEFGPGDTVVVQVRVTEGTRERLQAFEGVVIAKRNRGLNSAFTVRKISHGVGVERVFQTHSPSVGSIEVKRRGDVRRAKLYYLRDLAGKAARIKEKLS; encoded by the coding sequence ATGAGTAAAATTATTGAAGAATTGGAAGCTGAACAGCTGAAAAAAGATGTGCCGGAATTCGGACCGGGCGATACCGTTGTGGTGCAAGTAAGAGTTACCGAGGGGACTCGCGAAAGATTGCAGGCTTTTGAAGGTGTCGTGATTGCCAAACGTAATCGCGGACTGAATTCTGCATTTACCGTCAGAAAAATTTCACATGGCGTTGGTGTTGAGCGTGTTTTCCAAACCCATAGCCCATCGGTTGGCAGTATCGAAGTAAAACGTCGCGGTGACGTTCGTCGCGCTAAACTTTACTACCTGCGCGATTTGGCTGGTAAAGCTGCACGTATCAAAGAGAAACTTTCTTAA
- a CDS encoding YfiR family protein: MVSVFSTDDALLLRRAVELVKWVILCCCVSQSSQADELNLEYKVKAAYLYNFTKFITWPEKTSPTFNICIIGRDPFGSLLSPLESKTVQDKPIRLFKFDAPKQVKDCDIVYFDNPEQRADLALPGVLLVGSLKKSLTVSSEPFFAESGGMIGFALDDGKVKLHINLKALKQSGFNVSAKLIEVATLVEGAEHE; this comes from the coding sequence TTGGTTTCCGTCTTTTCCACTGATGACGCATTGTTGTTGCGGCGTGCCGTCGAGCTTGTAAAGTGGGTAATCCTATGCTGCTGCGTCAGCCAGTCATCACAGGCTGACGAACTGAACCTGGAATACAAAGTCAAGGCAGCTTATTTATATAACTTCACCAAATTCATCACTTGGCCGGAAAAAACCAGCCCGACCTTTAATATCTGCATCATCGGCCGCGACCCCTTCGGTAGTTTACTGAGTCCGCTGGAGAGTAAAACCGTTCAGGACAAGCCAATCCGTTTGTTCAAGTTCGACGCCCCTAAGCAGGTTAAGGATTGCGATATCGTCTATTTTGACAACCCCGAGCAGCGCGCGGATCTTGCCTTACCGGGTGTGTTACTGGTCGGTTCCTTGAAAAAATCATTGACCGTCAGCAGTGAGCCGTTTTTTGCCGAATCCGGCGGGATGATCGGGTTTGCGCTGGACGATGGCAAAGTCAAACTGCACATTAACCTCAAGGCTTTGAAGCAAAGCGGTTTTAATGTCAGCGCCAAACTCATCGAAGTTGCCACACTGGTGGAGGGGGCCGAGCATGAGTAG
- the lpxA gene encoding acyl-ACP--UDP-N-acetylglucosamine O-acyltransferase, with protein sequence MTALIHPTAFIEIDAMLGENVSVGPFAVIEAGAVIGANSQIGAHAVVHAHVKMGDGNVLHPHSVLGGLPQDLGFDAQTESWLEIGDNNVFREGFTAHRATVVGSSTKIGSGCYFMNNSHVAHDCSVGDKTIFANNVAIGGHVEVGNNVFMGGAVVVHQFCRIGSYAIVQGTTGINMDVIPFMLIGGRPAKHYRLNIVGLRRAGIVGESYKVLSAAFRLLKNKKSLEELQSTEELQYLRSWLAVDSKRGLHGFIDVTN encoded by the coding sequence ATGACTGCACTGATTCACCCCACCGCTTTTATCGAAATCGACGCCATGCTGGGAGAAAATGTCAGCGTTGGGCCGTTTGCAGTGATAGAGGCGGGGGCAGTGATAGGCGCGAACAGTCAAATAGGCGCGCATGCTGTAGTGCATGCGCATGTCAAAATGGGCGACGGTAATGTTTTACATCCGCACTCGGTACTGGGCGGATTGCCGCAAGACTTGGGTTTTGATGCGCAAACCGAGTCGTGGCTGGAGATTGGCGACAACAATGTATTTCGCGAAGGTTTTACCGCGCATAGAGCCACTGTGGTTGGTAGTTCTACAAAGATCGGTTCCGGTTGCTACTTCATGAATAACAGTCATGTTGCCCATGATTGCTCAGTCGGCGACAAAACCATTTTTGCCAATAATGTGGCGATTGGTGGGCATGTAGAGGTTGGCAATAATGTTTTTATGGGCGGAGCGGTAGTCGTTCATCAATTTTGCCGGATTGGGTCTTATGCTATCGTTCAAGGCACAACCGGGATAAATATGGACGTGATTCCATTTATGCTGATCGGGGGGCGTCCCGCGAAACACTATCGACTTAACATCGTCGGATTAAGACGAGCTGGTATAGTAGGCGAAAGTTACAAAGTGCTCTCAGCCGCGTTCAGATTGTTAAAAAATAAAAAAAGCCTTGAAGAATTGCAATCTACGGAAGAGCTGCAATACTTAAGGAGTTGGCTAGCAGTCGATTCTAAACGTGGATTGCATGGATTTATCGATGTTACCAACTGA
- a CDS encoding M18 family aminopeptidase yields MTAQKHVQDLLDFIDASPSPWHAVATIEQGLQAYQFQRILESDSWSLAAGGRYYVIRDDSSIAAFVIGKQALAETGFKILGAHTDSPGLRVKPQPLIDSDKLLRLAVEVYGGPILATFADRDLSLAGRIAYLDSDGNIASQLLRFAEPLLRLPNLAIHMNRGVNEDGLKLKKQSELPLIFSASVEQQLPTDRFRQLLEQATSIAADRILSWELNAYDTQKGTFWGDEQQFYADSQLDNLASCHAGLTALLDASTLDADSTLVCAFFDHEEIGSESCKGAAGSFLPDVLERISNAMGNKLDDYRRSLANSFMVSADMAHAYQPNFPGAYEPGHKIIVNHGPVIKVNVNHRYASECISEATFVQICQQAEVPYQKYAHHGDLPCGSTIGPIASAKLGIRSVDVGSPMWAMHSIRESAGVLDHAYMIRALRGFFSNR; encoded by the coding sequence ATGACAGCGCAAAAACACGTGCAAGATTTGCTGGATTTTATCGACGCCAGCCCCAGCCCCTGGCATGCGGTGGCGACGATAGAGCAAGGTTTGCAGGCATACCAGTTCCAACGCATTTTGGAAAGCGACTCGTGGTCGTTAGCGGCCGGCGGCCGCTATTATGTGATCCGCGACGATTCTTCAATCGCCGCATTTGTGATCGGCAAACAGGCGTTGGCGGAAACCGGCTTCAAAATACTCGGCGCACACACCGATTCGCCGGGTCTGCGTGTAAAACCGCAACCGCTGATCGACTCGGACAAACTGCTGCGTCTGGCTGTGGAAGTATACGGCGGCCCAATTCTCGCCACGTTTGCCGACCGCGACCTGAGCCTGGCCGGCCGAATTGCCTACCTGGATAGCGACGGCAATATCGCCAGCCAACTGCTACGCTTCGCCGAACCACTACTGCGTCTGCCGAATCTGGCCATCCATATGAATCGGGGTGTCAACGAAGACGGCCTGAAACTTAAAAAGCAAAGCGAGTTACCGCTGATATTCTCGGCCAGTGTCGAACAGCAATTACCCACCGACCGGTTTCGCCAATTGCTGGAACAAGCCACGAGCATTGCTGCCGACCGAATTTTAAGCTGGGAACTCAATGCTTACGACACCCAGAAAGGTACGTTTTGGGGCGACGAGCAACAGTTTTATGCCGATAGCCAACTGGACAATCTGGCATCCTGCCATGCCGGACTCACAGCATTGCTGGATGCCTCGACCCTGGATGCCGACAGCACCTTGGTCTGCGCGTTTTTCGATCATGAGGAGATCGGCAGTGAAAGCTGTAAAGGCGCCGCCGGCAGTTTTCTGCCCGATGTGCTTGAGCGCATCTCTAATGCAATGGGCAATAAGCTTGACGACTACAGGCGCTCGCTAGCCAACAGTTTTATGGTCAGCGCCGATATGGCGCATGCCTATCAACCCAACTTTCCCGGTGCCTACGAACCCGGCCACAAAATCATCGTCAACCATGGGCCGGTCATCAAGGTAAACGTTAACCACCGTTATGCCTCCGAATGCATTTCCGAAGCCACGTTTGTGCAGATATGCCAGCAGGCCGAGGTGCCTTATCAAAAATATGCGCATCATGGCGACCTGCCCTGCGGCAGCACCATAGGCCCGATAGCCTCGGCTAAATTGGGTATCCGCAGTGTCGATGTCGGTTCGCCGATGTGGGCCATGCACAGCATTCGCGAAAGCGCTGGCGTACTCGACCATGCCTATATGATTCGGGCCTTGCGGGGATTTTTCAGCAACCGATAA
- a CDS encoding EAL domain-containing protein gives MSRLFSRLSIKGKLFTIAITSSLFSMLLALVILVTVNVTEVKHKAQSDLMAVASLIANRSVAAVMFDDTNLAKENLVSLNNLPDLRSACVYTKKGQLFTSLDKQSAPCPAASHGLHNHFDKLSLYVYQPMRLDDEIVGAIFLSSDLSAAFWRELQFVGVVLIVLFVALFITFLLTAPLLNRVAKPIAQLAKTAQKVSQEHDYSLRAAKHSNDEMGILVDAFNDMLDTVEIQNKALVSVKNNFQALYDNNPTMVFNLDLQGQIISVNRFGARQLGLGVEELQGCSIFNFAHPEDISNCNQFFQICRNHPEQVHKLESRIICRNGNIIWARETARLVKDENNRPHLLLVCEDITETRRLSEKIAYQASHDELTGLVNRRQFDIHIQNLVLEAQANDSYHVLCYLDLDQFKIVNDTCGHLAGDELLRQLGEVLRQQVRRMDILARLGGDEFGILMSYCSLEQAIITGEKLRNAVCDFQFAWENRSFNIGVSIGIAPINRACGNAVDVLKEADAACYAAKEKGRNRVHIFSPDDEELTLRQGEMQWVEKIRIGIEKDRFQLFGQLIVPIAADRGGLHFETLIRYRDDQGKVIPPGAFLPAAERYNMASPLDRWVISRLFEYLATTPGFLDRLEMCSVNLSGLSLSDQAMLGFIDEQFRKWQIPTHKICFEITETAAISNLSYARQFIDSLRQKGCSFSLDDFGSGLSSFAYLKNLPVDYLKIDGLFVKDILDDRVDLTMVKAINEVAHVMGKKTIAEFVETQKIFDLLQTLGVNYAQGYGIAKPVPLREL, from the coding sequence ATGAGTAGACTCTTCTCCCGGCTATCGATCAAAGGTAAATTATTTACCATCGCTATTACCTCCAGCCTGTTTTCCATGCTGCTGGCTTTGGTGATTTTAGTGACGGTTAATGTCACCGAAGTGAAGCACAAAGCTCAGAGCGACTTAATGGCTGTGGCCAGTTTGATCGCCAATCGAAGTGTCGCCGCAGTGATGTTCGACGACACCAATTTGGCCAAGGAAAACCTGGTCTCCTTGAATAACCTGCCCGATTTGCGCAGTGCTTGCGTCTACACCAAAAAGGGTCAGCTATTTACCTCACTGGACAAGCAATCCGCCCCTTGTCCGGCTGCCTCACATGGCCTGCACAACCATTTCGATAAGCTCAGTCTCTACGTTTATCAACCCATGCGCCTGGACGATGAAATTGTCGGCGCCATTTTTCTGTCCTCCGATCTGAGTGCCGCTTTCTGGCGCGAATTACAGTTTGTCGGCGTCGTACTAATTGTGTTGTTTGTGGCTTTGTTTATTACTTTTTTACTAACCGCACCCTTATTAAATCGGGTTGCCAAACCCATCGCCCAACTGGCTAAAACCGCGCAAAAAGTCAGTCAAGAACACGATTATTCCTTACGTGCAGCCAAGCACAGCAATGATGAAATGGGCATTTTGGTCGATGCCTTCAACGATATGCTGGATACCGTCGAGATTCAAAACAAGGCCTTGGTTAGCGTTAAAAATAATTTCCAGGCCTTGTACGACAACAACCCAACCATGGTCTTTAACCTGGATTTGCAAGGGCAAATCATCTCGGTAAATCGCTTTGGCGCCAGACAATTGGGTTTAGGTGTTGAGGAACTGCAAGGCTGCTCTATATTCAATTTTGCCCATCCCGAAGACATCAGTAACTGCAATCAGTTCTTCCAAATCTGCCGCAATCATCCCGAGCAAGTCCATAAGCTGGAAAGCCGCATCATTTGCCGTAACGGCAATATCATCTGGGCTAGGGAAACCGCGCGCCTGGTCAAGGACGAAAACAATCGCCCTCACCTTTTATTAGTTTGCGAGGACATTACCGAAACACGGCGCCTGTCGGAAAAAATCGCCTACCAGGCCAGCCACGATGAATTGACCGGTCTGGTCAACCGCCGCCAGTTCGATATTCATATTCAAAATTTGGTACTGGAAGCACAAGCCAACGATAGCTACCACGTATTGTGCTATTTGGATTTGGATCAATTCAAAATCGTGAACGATACCTGCGGCCATCTGGCGGGCGATGAGTTGCTAAGGCAACTCGGCGAGGTGCTCCGCCAGCAAGTGCGTAGAATGGACATATTGGCTAGACTGGGCGGTGACGAATTTGGCATCCTAATGTCCTATTGTTCGCTGGAACAAGCCATTATCACCGGCGAAAAGCTGCGCAATGCGGTATGCGATTTCCAATTTGCCTGGGAAAACCGTAGTTTCAATATCGGGGTTAGCATTGGTATCGCCCCGATCAATCGCGCCTGCGGCAATGCTGTAGATGTATTGAAGGAAGCTGATGCCGCCTGTTACGCTGCCAAGGAAAAAGGCCGCAATCGGGTACATATATTTAGTCCTGACGACGAAGAGCTCACGTTGCGCCAAGGCGAAATGCAATGGGTCGAGAAAATCCGTATTGGAATCGAAAAAGACCGCTTCCAGCTATTCGGCCAATTGATTGTGCCTATTGCTGCTGATCGCGGCGGCCTGCATTTTGAAACTTTGATCCGTTACCGAGACGACCAAGGCAAAGTGATTCCACCCGGCGCCTTTCTACCCGCCGCGGAACGCTACAACATGGCTTCACCTTTAGACCGCTGGGTAATCTCACGCTTGTTCGAGTATTTGGCGACTACGCCCGGCTTCCTGGATCGTTTGGAAATGTGCTCGGTAAATCTGTCCGGCTTATCGTTGTCGGACCAAGCCATGCTGGGGTTTATCGATGAACAATTCCGCAAATGGCAGATACCGACTCATAAAATTTGTTTCGAAATTACCGAAACTGCCGCCATTAGCAATCTTTCTTATGCCCGGCAATTTATCGATTCGCTACGTCAAAAAGGCTGCTCTTTTTCCCTGGACGATTTCGGCAGCGGCCTGTCGTCATTTGCTTATCTGAAGAATCTACCAGTCGATTATTTAAAAATAGACGGGCTGTTTGTAAAGGACATACTGGACGATCGTGTGGATTTGACTATGGTTAAAGCGATTAACGAGGTCGCCCATGTGATGGGCAAAAAGACCATCGCCGAATTTGTGGAGACGCAAAAGATTTTCGATCTACTACAAACCTTGGGTGTGAATTACGCGCAAGGCTACGGCATTGCTAAACCGGTACCCCTGCGGGAATTATGA
- a CDS encoding TonB-dependent receptor plug domain-containing protein — MLKTVKKRLFKHSLVLSLLGQQAYAEQTVNDFLDLSPAELADISVSIASGTAKPVSQSAAVTSVITADQIATMGATDLHEVLETVPGMHVTIQPVTNDYSYTMRGIRNETNAEVLLMLNGTRFSVPYQGTHMAGMIIPVENIQRVEVIRGPGSALYGADAFAGVINIVTKKAADIDGTTVGARGGNADTKSAWGQYGGKWQGWDVASSLQYSHNGIDPDRIIAADAQTKVDQVLGTNISLAPGPMQTQNERWNGHLNLQRKHWDLGFWAFNESNYGFRSGAYGALDNNGKGNGSNYLADVRYSTEDDLENWELQAHASFLHTDVSANIYGFPAGTILPIGADGNVTDQLAATRGLVMFPEGLRFIGGFKNTVPNFELTSIYKGFSDHLIRVITGFRYEELNTQEVRNYGAGVIDSANLSANGINLAGGLQDVTGTPLTLIGDHHRDIWSTAIQDEWQLAQDWHLTTGLRFDHYSDFGSTWNPRAALVWDINPQLTGKLLYGQAYRAPSFLEQYQQNSPLFLGNPTLRPETISTTELAFDYRPTKVLRTALNLYHYEVKDLISGPISGAGTLTERNTSGQDGYGSEFEWDWKFHADWNLRGNYAWQFARNESTHTRVSNVPEHHVYTALAWNFMPKWQIQTQINWIGHRLSSPEDTRVLKDYETIDLTLNAKKLMGYLDLTASARNLLDNHGKEPATSSYPYNLPIAGQTFYFEAGLHF, encoded by the coding sequence ATGTTGAAAACAGTAAAGAAACGGCTTTTCAAACACTCTCTAGTCCTCAGCCTACTTGGCCAGCAGGCATATGCCGAACAAACCGTAAACGACTTTTTGGATCTATCGCCAGCGGAATTAGCCGATATTTCGGTCAGTATTGCCTCAGGCACGGCCAAGCCGGTATCGCAATCGGCGGCAGTGACCAGCGTCATCACCGCCGATCAAATTGCCACGATGGGCGCTACCGATCTGCACGAAGTGCTGGAAACCGTACCCGGCATGCACGTCACCATCCAACCGGTCACTAATGATTATAGTTACACCATGCGCGGCATTCGTAACGAAACCAATGCAGAAGTATTACTCATGCTCAATGGCACGCGTTTTTCGGTGCCTTATCAGGGCACCCACATGGCGGGAATGATCATCCCTGTCGAAAACATTCAACGCGTCGAGGTGATCCGCGGACCGGGCTCGGCGCTTTACGGCGCCGACGCTTTCGCCGGTGTGATTAATATCGTCACCAAAAAGGCTGCAGATATTGATGGCACCACGGTTGGCGCGCGTGGCGGCAACGCCGACACTAAAAGCGCTTGGGGCCAGTATGGCGGCAAATGGCAAGGCTGGGATGTGGCTAGTAGCCTGCAATACAGCCACAATGGTATCGATCCTGACCGAATCATCGCCGCTGACGCGCAAACCAAAGTCGATCAAGTGCTGGGCACGAATATTTCACTCGCACCCGGCCCCATGCAAACCCAAAACGAACGCTGGAACGGCCATCTCAATTTGCAGCGCAAACACTGGGATTTGGGCTTTTGGGCCTTCAACGAATCCAATTACGGGTTTCGTTCCGGCGCTTACGGCGCGCTGGATAACAACGGCAAGGGTAATGGCTCCAACTATCTGGCGGATGTGCGTTATTCGACCGAAGATGATCTGGAGAACTGGGAATTGCAAGCCCATGCCAGCTTCTTACATACTGACGTCTCCGCCAACATTTACGGTTTCCCGGCCGGTACGATATTACCAATCGGCGCGGACGGCAACGTCACCGATCAACTGGCGGCGACCAGAGGCTTAGTGATGTTTCCGGAGGGATTGCGGTTCATAGGCGGCTTCAAAAACACCGTCCCCAACTTTGAGTTAACCAGTATTTACAAGGGCTTTTCTGATCATCTAATTCGCGTGATCACGGGATTCCGATACGAAGAATTAAATACTCAGGAAGTGCGTAATTATGGTGCCGGCGTGATTGATAGCGCCAACCTCTCAGCAAATGGCATAAATCTAGCGGGCGGCCTGCAAGACGTTACCGGTACGCCATTAACACTGATAGGAGATCACCATAGAGACATATGGTCAACGGCAATCCAAGACGAATGGCAGCTTGCCCAAGACTGGCATTTAACCACCGGCCTACGTTTCGACCATTACTCCGACTTTGGCAGCACCTGGAACCCGCGCGCCGCGCTGGTTTGGGACATTAATCCACAGCTAACCGGAAAATTGCTGTATGGCCAAGCATACCGAGCCCCAAGCTTTCTGGAGCAATATCAGCAAAATAGCCCACTGTTTCTCGGCAATCCTACCTTGCGCCCGGAAACCATCTCGACCACCGAACTGGCATTCGACTATCGTCCCACGAAAGTTCTGAGAACAGCGCTGAATTTATATCATTATGAGGTCAAGGATTTGATTAGCGGCCCGATTTCGGGCGCCGGCACGCTGACCGAAAGAAATACGTCAGGTCAGGACGGCTATGGCAGCGAGTTTGAATGGGATTGGAAATTTCACGCCGATTGGAATCTGCGTGGTAACTATGCGTGGCAGTTTGCCCGAAACGAATCGACTCACACCAGGGTTAGCAACGTCCCTGAACATCATGTTTACACCGCACTCGCCTGGAACTTTATGCCGAAATGGCAGATTCAAACCCAAATCAACTGGATAGGTCACCGCCTTAGCAGCCCGGAAGATACGCGAGTTTTAAAAGATTATGAAACAATCGATTTGACTTTAAACGCTAAAAAACTGATGGGCTATCTGGATTTGACCGCATCGGCTCGTAACCTGCTAGATAACCATGGTAAGGAACCGGCTACATCCAGCTATCCATATAATCTACCCATCGCCGGACAAACTTTCTATTTCGAAGCAGGGTTACACTTTTAG
- the xerD gene encoding site-specific tyrosine recombinase XerD, producing the protein MNSAQIIESFLNALWLEFGLSDNTLSAYGSDLKLFAKWLKDKDIAAVDETTIKGFLANRQQQGITSRSSARIVSCLRRFYGYLLREGKINVDPTQLIDAPQLGRTLPDSLSETDVELLLNAPEITDKLGFRDRTMLEMLYATGLRVSELVELKFGEINFRQGCVRIIGKGDKERLVPVGEEAMDWAERYLNTARKGILGNRQSDYLFVTARGTCMTRQAFWHIIKRYAALAGIDKHLSPHTLRHAFATHLLNHGADLRVVQLLLGHSDLSTTQIYTHIAQQRLKALHTEHHPRG; encoded by the coding sequence ATGAATTCGGCGCAGATCATAGAGTCTTTCTTAAACGCGTTGTGGCTGGAATTCGGCTTAAGCGACAATACGCTATCGGCTTACGGTAGCGACCTCAAATTGTTTGCAAAGTGGTTGAAGGATAAGGATATAGCGGCTGTTGACGAAACTACGATCAAGGGCTTTTTGGCTAACCGTCAGCAGCAAGGCATAACAAGCCGCTCGTCGGCCAGAATAGTCTCCTGTTTACGGCGTTTTTACGGTTATCTGCTGCGCGAGGGTAAAATCAACGTTGATCCTACCCAGTTGATAGATGCACCACAGCTTGGCCGCACTTTGCCGGATTCATTGTCAGAAACCGACGTCGAATTGCTGCTGAACGCGCCGGAAATTACCGATAAGTTAGGCTTCAGGGATAGGACGATGCTCGAAATGCTTTACGCTACCGGGTTGCGGGTGTCGGAGTTAGTCGAACTTAAATTCGGAGAAATCAATTTCCGACAGGGTTGTGTGCGTATCATCGGCAAAGGCGATAAAGAGCGGCTGGTGCCGGTGGGAGAAGAAGCCATGGATTGGGCCGAACGCTATCTGAATACTGCCAGAAAAGGAATCTTGGGCAATCGGCAAAGCGATTATCTGTTTGTTACCGCACGGGGTACGTGTATGACCAGGCAAGCTTTTTGGCATATTATCAAGCGCTACGCCGCACTGGCAGGTATCGATAAGCATTTGTCGCCGCATACCTTGCGGCACGCGTTCGCCACGCATTTGCTGAATCACGGCGCCGATCTTCGGGTTGTACAGCTACTGCTCGGTCATTCTGATTTATCGACCACCCAGATTTATACGCATATTGCCCAACAGCGCTTGAAAGCATTACATACTGAACATCATCCAAGAGGCTAA
- the rimM gene encoding ribosome maturation factor RimM (Essential for efficient processing of 16S rRNA) produces MDVGQVSGVFGVKGWVKVYSYTDPRENILQYSPWFLRKNGLLREVKLLAGRRQGSLVVAELQGVRDRDHAAELMGAEILISKQQLPKASDGEYYWADLIGLEVINQEGCKLGKVDSLLETGANDVLVVVDGELERLIPFLQQSTILKIDLDDGIIVVDWDPDF; encoded by the coding sequence TTGGACGTCGGTCAAGTGTCCGGCGTTTTCGGTGTAAAAGGATGGGTAAAAGTCTACTCATATACCGATCCTCGCGAAAATATATTGCAATATTCTCCTTGGTTTTTGCGAAAAAACGGCCTGCTTCGGGAAGTCAAATTGCTTGCTGGTCGTCGTCAAGGCAGTTTGGTGGTTGCAGAGTTACAAGGCGTTAGAGACAGAGACCATGCAGCTGAATTGATGGGGGCGGAAATCCTGATCAGCAAGCAGCAACTACCTAAAGCGAGTGACGGTGAATATTACTGGGCCGATCTTATTGGTCTTGAAGTAATTAATCAAGAAGGTTGCAAATTAGGCAAGGTCGATTCTCTGCTGGAGACTGGCGCTAATGATGTGTTGGTGGTAGTCGACGGCGAGTTAGAGCGCCTAATCCCGTTCCTGCAGCAGAGTACAATCTTAAAAATCGATCTTGACGATGGGATTATTGTCGTTGATTGGGATCCTGATTTTTAA